A section of the Flavobacteriales bacterium genome encodes:
- a CDS encoding VWA domain-containing protein, whose protein sequence is MNRLRLWPALLTVLLLELLLAGLLAVLWFTLLRGEPAFRFGRPQMLWGLAVGPVLALLFALDLWRRRRALRRFAQGPTLHRMVPAVSFGHATVRFLAFRHGLGLVALALAAPQFGTRLEEVRAKGVDVMVALDVSNSMLCEDLRPDRMEAARRALSQLVDRLRGDRLGIVVFAGEAFVQLPLTSDKSAAKLFLASLGPDLVPTQGTAIGAAIELARKGFGEEEGGSRTIIVITDGENHEDDAEGAARAAAEAGITVHTIGMGTPQGGPLPIRRRGQLVGFRKDKDGSTVVSRLNETMLKAIAAEGKGAYVRATSASAGITELVDELRTMDQRDIGTYRFAGHEDRFQLPLAAGCVLLVIGMLWPERRRVRNSLIEPRP, encoded by the coding sequence ATGAACCGCCTGCGCCTCTGGCCCGCCCTGCTGACGGTGCTCCTGCTGGAGCTGCTGCTCGCCGGTCTTCTGGCGGTGCTGTGGTTCACGCTGCTGCGCGGCGAGCCCGCCTTCCGCTTCGGGCGGCCACAGATGCTCTGGGGACTGGCCGTGGGGCCGGTGCTGGCCCTGCTCTTCGCCCTCGACCTCTGGCGCCGCCGCCGCGCGTTGCGGCGCTTCGCCCAAGGGCCCACCCTGCACCGCATGGTGCCCGCCGTGAGCTTCGGCCACGCCACGGTGCGCTTCCTGGCCTTCCGCCACGGCCTCGGCCTGGTGGCACTTGCCCTCGCCGCGCCCCAGTTCGGCACCCGGCTGGAAGAGGTGCGTGCGAAAGGCGTGGACGTGATGGTGGCCCTGGACGTGAGCAACAGCATGCTGTGCGAGGACCTGCGCCCGGACCGCATGGAGGCCGCGCGGCGTGCGCTGAGCCAGCTGGTGGACCGCCTGCGCGGCGACCGCCTGGGCATCGTGGTCTTCGCCGGTGAGGCCTTCGTGCAACTGCCCCTCACCTCGGACAAGAGCGCCGCCAAGCTCTTCCTCGCGAGCCTTGGGCCCGACCTCGTCCCCACGCAGGGCACCGCCATCGGCGCGGCGATCGAACTGGCCCGCAAAGGCTTCGGCGAAGAGGAGGGCGGCAGCCGCACGATCATCGTCATCACCGATGGCGAGAACCATGAGGACGATGCGGAAGGAGCGGCACGTGCGGCGGCCGAGGCGGGCATCACGGTGCACACCATCGGCATGGGCACTCCGCAGGGCGGCCCGCTGCCCATCAGGCGGCGCGGCCAGCTGGTGGGCTTCCGCAAGGACAAGGACGGAAGCACGGTGGTGAGCCGCTTGAACGAGACGATGCTCAAGGCCATCGCCGCCGAAGGCAAGGGCGCCTACGTGCGCGCCACCAGCGCCTCGGCCGGCATCACCGAGCTGGTGGACGAACTTCGCACCATGGACCAGCGCGACATCGGCACCTACCGCTTCGCCGGGCACGAGGACCGGTTCCAGCTGCCGCTGGCGGCCGGATGCGTGCTTCTGGTCATCGGCATGCTGTGGCCCGAACGGCGCCGCGTCCGCAACAGCCTCATCGAGCCCCGCCCATGA
- a CDS encoding MoxR family ATPase yields MDTLSTSPAPVTAESIRQLNDRIQHASAFVDLVERELEKVIVGQKDMVQKLLVALLADGHILLEGVPGLAKTLAIKSLARTIDVGFSRIQFTPDLLPADLIGTLIYSQKNEEFSVKKGPIFSNFILADEINRAPAKVQSALLEAMQERQVTIGQQTFTLPEPFLVLATMNPIEQEGTYPLPEAQTDRFMLKVVLDYPHKEEEKLIIRQNVRPGAQPELHKVVRPDEILTARQLVREVYMDEKIEQYIVDIVHATRKPDQHKLSDLVSLIGFGASPRASIYMALAAKALAFTKRRGYVIPEDVRAVCPDVLRHRVGLTYEAEAENITVGELIDRVLNTVEVP; encoded by the coding sequence ATGGACACCCTCAGCACCTCCCCCGCTCCGGTCACGGCCGAGAGCATCCGCCAGTTGAACGACCGCATCCAGCATGCCAGCGCCTTCGTGGACCTGGTGGAGCGCGAACTGGAGAAGGTGATCGTGGGCCAGAAGGACATGGTGCAGAAGCTGCTGGTGGCGCTGCTGGCCGACGGGCACATCCTGCTGGAAGGCGTGCCCGGCCTGGCGAAGACGCTGGCCATCAAATCCCTCGCCCGCACCATCGACGTGGGCTTCAGCCGCATCCAGTTCACCCCGGACCTGCTGCCGGCCGACCTCATCGGCACCCTGATCTACAGCCAGAAGAACGAGGAGTTCAGCGTGAAGAAGGGTCCGATCTTCAGCAACTTCATCCTGGCCGACGAGATCAACCGCGCGCCGGCCAAGGTGCAGAGCGCCCTGCTGGAGGCGATGCAGGAAAGGCAGGTCACCATCGGCCAGCAGACCTTCACACTGCCGGAACCCTTCCTGGTGCTGGCCACCATGAACCCGATCGAACAGGAAGGCACCTACCCCCTGCCGGAGGCGCAGACCGACCGCTTCATGCTGAAGGTGGTGCTGGACTACCCGCACAAGGAGGAGGAGAAGCTGATCATCCGCCAGAACGTGCGGCCCGGCGCGCAGCCCGAACTGCACAAGGTGGTGCGGCCCGACGAGATCCTCACCGCCCGCCAGCTGGTGCGCGAGGTGTACATGGACGAGAAGATCGAGCAGTACATCGTGGACATCGTGCACGCCACGCGCAAGCCCGACCAGCACAAGCTGAGCGACCTGGTGAGCCTGATCGGCTTCGGTGCCAGCCCGCGCGCCAGCATCTACATGGCCCTCGCCGCCAAGGCCCTGGCCTTCACCAAGCGCCGCGGCTATGTGATCCCCGAGGACGTGCGCGCCGTGTGCCCCGATGTGCTGCGCCATCGCGTGGGGCTCACCTACGAGGCCGAGGCCGAGAACATCACCGTCGGCGAGCTCATCGACCGCGTGCTGAACACCGTGGAGGTCCCCTGA
- a CDS encoding VWA domain-containing protein, with amino-acid sequence MLQRFEPARPELRWLLLLLPVIAAVHLWRRNAQRASLTLSTAHAFRALPTGWTVPLRHLPFAASLLGLGLLLTALTRPQSSDAWQDVETEGIDIVMAVDISASMLARDLKPDRLEAAKRVAADFIDARPNDRIGLVVYEGEAFTQCPLTSDHDVLKDLFKQARSGLIDGGTAVGMGLATAVNRLRESDARSRVVILLTDGVNNAGTVQPEDAAQIAAELGVRVYTIGVGTRGKALSPVAIYPNGQYKYDLVDVEIDERMLERVATLTGGRYFRATDEKSLAKIYNEIDTLEKTRIKVTEHNRRNEEYFPYALAGACLLLFAFITDRHLLRTTP; translated from the coding sequence ATGCTCCAGCGCTTCGAGCCCGCCCGGCCCGAGCTGCGCTGGCTGCTGCTGCTGCTGCCCGTGATCGCCGCCGTGCACCTGTGGCGGCGCAACGCCCAACGCGCCAGCCTCACCCTCAGCACCGCGCATGCCTTCCGCGCGCTGCCCACCGGATGGACCGTTCCCCTGCGCCACCTCCCCTTCGCCGCCTCGCTCCTCGGCCTGGGCCTGCTCCTCACCGCCCTCACCCGCCCGCAGAGCAGCGATGCCTGGCAGGACGTCGAGACCGAAGGCATCGACATCGTGATGGCGGTGGACATCTCGGCGAGCATGCTGGCCCGCGATCTGAAGCCCGACCGCCTGGAGGCCGCCAAACGCGTGGCCGCCGACTTCATCGACGCACGGCCCAACGACCGCATCGGGCTGGTGGTGTATGAGGGCGAGGCCTTCACGCAGTGCCCGCTCACCAGCGACCACGACGTGCTGAAGGACCTCTTCAAGCAGGCGCGCTCCGGCCTGATCGATGGTGGCACCGCCGTAGGCATGGGGCTGGCCACCGCCGTGAACCGCCTGCGCGAGAGCGACGCCCGCAGCCGCGTGGTGATCCTGCTCACCGACGGGGTGAACAACGCCGGCACCGTTCAACCCGAGGATGCCGCGCAGATCGCCGCCGAACTGGGCGTGCGCGTGTACACCATCGGCGTGGGCACGCGCGGCAAGGCCCTGAGCCCGGTGGCCATCTACCCCAACGGCCAGTACAAGTACGACCTGGTGGACGTGGAGATCGACGAGCGGATGCTGGAGCGCGTGGCCACCCTCACTGGAGGCCGCTACTTCAGGGCCACGGACGAGAAGTCGCTCGCCAAGATCTATAACGAGATCGACACGCTGGAGAAGACCCGCATCAAGGTGACCGAGCACAACCGCCGCAACGAGGAGTACTTCCCCTACGCGCTGGCCGGTGCCTGCCTGCTGCTTTTCGCCTTCATCACCGACCGCCACCTGCTGCGCACCACGCCATGA
- a CDS encoding tetratricopeptide repeat protein has product MNPRTHILLLAMSVAGAQAQDRKADAALSEGNALYRQGDHAGAAAAYQRAGTLAPADLRPTFNLGDALYRQGDPAAAQQQFERSAQESRDPADQARAYHNLGNSHLAQQRPQQAIEAYRQALRRDPSDEDTRYNLAYAQRMLKQQQQQQNKDQQKQEDQENKDQEQQQGQDKKDQEQQQDQQQDQQQQKPGEDGRQEQQQQAQQPQRMSREEAERLLDALDRQERDVQDKVRQKLRVPVRVPIEKDW; this is encoded by the coding sequence ATGAACCCGCGCACCCACATCCTCCTGCTGGCCATGTCGGTCGCTGGTGCCCAGGCCCAGGACCGCAAGGCCGATGCCGCCCTGAGCGAAGGCAATGCGTTGTACCGCCAGGGCGACCATGCCGGAGCTGCCGCCGCCTACCAGCGCGCCGGTACACTGGCACCCGCCGACCTGCGCCCCACCTTCAACCTGGGCGATGCGCTCTACCGCCAGGGCGACCCCGCTGCCGCCCAGCAGCAGTTCGAGCGCAGCGCACAGGAGTCCCGGGACCCGGCCGACCAGGCGCGCGCCTACCACAACCTGGGCAACAGCCACCTGGCGCAGCAGCGGCCGCAACAGGCCATCGAGGCCTACCGGCAGGCGCTGCGCCGCGACCCCAGCGACGAGGACACCCGCTACAACCTGGCCTATGCGCAACGGATGCTGAAGCAGCAGCAACAGCAGCAGAACAAGGACCAGCAGAAGCAGGAGGATCAGGAGAACAAGGACCAGGAGCAGCAACAGGGGCAGGACAAGAAAGACCAGGAGCAGCAGCAGGACCAGCAACAGGACCAGCAGCAGCAGAAGCCCGGGGAGGATGGGCGGCAGGAGCAGCAGCAACAGGCCCAACAGCCCCAACGGATGAGCCGCGAGGAGGCCGAACGCCTGCTGGACGCGCTGGACCGGCAGGAGCGCGATGTGCAGGACAAGGTGCGGCAGAAGCTGCGTGTGCCCGTGCGCGTACCGATCGAAAAGGACTGGTGA
- a CDS encoding tail fiber domain-containing protein produces MNKKKFFRPVVLALGVLALQSGRAQVSTASNNPFVGDYVGCDGLTTFPLEVRHNGNHEIEFWTDSIQRVELNPTESYVVNSSFGAKTANGWMLLSPDIANFLSGANGPYSLLHLAAATNSTQSDSDRPWMKVGMTITGNGDHSYVGQKANASDKTDMVIHWSDNPATWYGPDRLRFLFTSGYSSSSASGAYSEEGLEGMRLYPVTPDEVNVGIGDFYAANLSDPTITEPEERVDVVDGRVRIRQLPNEAVMDTADKYVVVNEDGVLGWQNIAALPDNCEWTMGANPNPNHVWTAVGASDPDCPDGEDNVGIGTNSPAGGTKLNVIENTPHSGLSNRGIFVRTEIPTGTNGAGASCIGVRAEAANGEDRNVGIQGTAFTPSGVTSVDNYGMEGFANPSGEVGQNRALSLDASVASGGVVDENRGVFSRATDNAASAENWGGQFEAYGTGTSATNRGVETYVQGTGTSQNNIGVRTYVYSTGSSSTNHGVWSRVDGATSSTNIAVYGQVGDTLTNHWAGYFAGRVQVTGSMWNNGTFIFSDADIKTNVEDIEGPDAADLLGQLAPRTYTYQSAQYPRLYLPSGQQYGFMAQEVAQVIPAVVSSTKVPAELDSLGNVVHPEMDVEGINYTAMIPLLVAAFKEQQTTISTLQDQLAAVQQDLASCCADHGSTDGRSMSPGAGAGAGAGEALRTDLFIVPNPVADHTQLRYTLATPGRTRLEVSDASGKRLEVLEEAMREAGAYTHDWTTTDLAPGTYHVTLYLNDSFVVKKAVKVAR; encoded by the coding sequence ATGAACAAGAAGAAGTTCTTCAGGCCGGTAGTGCTGGCCTTAGGTGTGCTTGCGCTGCAAAGCGGGCGGGCACAGGTGTCAACGGCAAGCAACAACCCCTTCGTAGGAGACTATGTCGGCTGCGATGGGCTTACCACGTTCCCCTTGGAGGTCCGCCACAACGGCAACCATGAGATCGAGTTCTGGACGGATAGCATCCAACGGGTGGAACTGAACCCGACGGAGAGCTACGTGGTGAACTCCAGCTTTGGGGCCAAGACGGCGAACGGGTGGATGTTGCTGAGCCCGGACATCGCCAACTTCCTGAGCGGGGCCAACGGGCCATACAGCCTGCTGCATCTGGCGGCGGCCACCAATAGCACCCAGTCCGACAGCGACCGCCCGTGGATGAAGGTGGGCATGACGATCACGGGCAACGGCGACCACAGCTACGTGGGGCAGAAGGCGAACGCCAGCGACAAGACGGACATGGTGATCCACTGGAGCGACAACCCGGCCACCTGGTACGGCCCGGACCGCTTGCGCTTCCTGTTCACCAGCGGCTACAGCAGCTCCAGCGCTTCCGGGGCCTACAGCGAAGAAGGTTTGGAAGGCATGCGGCTGTATCCGGTGACGCCGGATGAGGTGAATGTGGGCATCGGTGACTTCTACGCGGCCAACCTATCCGACCCGACCATCACTGAACCCGAAGAGCGGGTGGACGTGGTGGACGGTCGGGTGCGGATCCGCCAGTTGCCGAACGAGGCGGTGATGGACACCGCGGACAAGTACGTGGTGGTGAACGAGGATGGGGTGCTGGGCTGGCAGAACATCGCGGCGCTACCGGATAATTGCGAATGGACCATGGGCGCCAATCCGAACCCCAACCACGTGTGGACGGCGGTGGGCGCGTCGGACCCGGACTGCCCGGATGGAGAGGATAACGTCGGGATCGGCACGAACAGCCCGGCGGGTGGAACGAAGCTCAACGTCATTGAGAACACCCCGCATTCCGGCTTGTCCAACCGAGGTATTTTCGTGCGCACGGAGATCCCAACGGGAACCAATGGTGCAGGTGCCTCTTGTATCGGTGTGCGTGCCGAGGCGGCCAACGGAGAAGATCGGAACGTTGGGATCCAAGGCACCGCATTCACGCCAAGTGGGGTCACTTCTGTGGACAACTATGGGATGGAGGGTTTCGCGAATCCTTCCGGTGAGGTGGGTCAGAACAGGGCGTTGTCGCTTGATGCATCAGTAGCCTCCGGTGGCGTGGTCGATGAGAACAGAGGTGTCTTCTCGCGCGCTACGGACAATGCCGCCAGTGCAGAGAACTGGGGTGGACAGTTCGAGGCTTACGGAACAGGCACCTCGGCGACGAACCGCGGCGTGGAGACCTATGTGCAAGGCACCGGGACGAGCCAGAACAACATCGGCGTTCGGACCTACGTGTATAGCACAGGCAGCAGCTCCACGAACCATGGGGTGTGGAGCCGAGTGGATGGGGCGACCTCAAGCACCAACATCGCAGTGTATGGCCAGGTGGGCGATACGCTCACCAATCATTGGGCGGGCTACTTCGCTGGTCGCGTTCAGGTCACCGGCAGCATGTGGAACAACGGGACCTTCATCTTCTCGGACGCCGACATCAAGACCAATGTGGAGGACATCGAAGGACCGGATGCGGCCGATCTGCTGGGACAGCTGGCGCCACGGACGTACACCTACCAAAGCGCTCAGTATCCGCGATTGTACCTCCCGAGCGGGCAGCAATACGGCTTCATGGCGCAGGAAGTGGCGCAGGTGATCCCGGCCGTCGTGAGCAGCACGAAAGTCCCCGCTGAGCTGGACAGCCTCGGCAATGTGGTGCATCCGGAAATGGATGTGGAGGGCATCAATTACACGGCGATGATCCCGTTGCTCGTGGCGGCGTTCAAGGAGCAGCAGACCACCATCAGCACCTTGCAGGACCAACTGGCGGCCGTGCAGCAGGACCTGGCGAGCTGCTGCGCGGACCACGGCAGCACGGATGGGCGCAGCATGAGCCCAGGGGCAGGGGCGGGCGCAGGTGCAGGCGAGGCCCTGCGCACCGATCTGTTCATCGTGCCCAACCCGGTGGCGGACCACACGCAGCTGCGGTACACACTGGCCACGCCGGGCCGCACGCGGCTGGAGGTGAGCGATGCCAGCGGCAAGCGGCTGGAGGTGCTGGAGGAGGCCATGCGTGAGGCCGGTGCCTACACCCACGACTGGACCACCACGGATCTCGCGCCCGGCACCTACCACGTCACGCTGTACCTCAACGACAGCTTCGTGGTGAAGAAGGCGGTGAAGGTGGCACGATAG
- a CDS encoding tetratricopeptide repeat protein — MRTTALSLCLIAGTALSAMDRTTADTLVARATSAYTQGDHAGALVLFDSVYHHWRSAGLAYAIGNCHFKLDHVPEAIVHYERALLLEPGAEDVKANLELARQRTMDRVNELPTFRLGGSWDRWLGGRDVDQWSRRALWGWSLAFVIAALALLLHGSLRAAGLSLAGACAVFALLSVGLAARRLRAVEHPAAAIVMQPRVDVRSEPRDGATTLFMLHSGTKVGLGAERSGWVEVTLANGNVGWMPAAALQAI; from the coding sequence ATGCGCACCACCGCCCTCTCCCTCTGCCTGATCGCGGGAACGGCCCTGTCCGCGATGGACCGCACCACGGCGGATACGCTCGTGGCGCGTGCCACTTCGGCCTACACGCAGGGCGACCATGCCGGCGCGCTCGTGCTGTTCGACTCGGTGTATCACCACTGGCGGAGCGCCGGCCTCGCCTATGCGATCGGCAACTGCCACTTCAAGCTGGACCATGTGCCGGAGGCCATCGTGCACTACGAGCGTGCGCTCCTGCTGGAACCCGGTGCCGAGGATGTGAAGGCGAACCTCGAGCTGGCGCGGCAACGGACGATGGACCGGGTGAACGAGCTGCCGACCTTCCGGCTCGGCGGCTCCTGGGACCGCTGGCTTGGTGGTCGGGATGTGGACCAGTGGTCCCGGCGCGCGCTTTGGGGCTGGAGCCTGGCCTTCGTGATCGCCGCCCTCGCCCTGTTGCTGCACGGCTCGCTGCGTGCAGCGGGGCTCTCGCTCGCCGGCGCTTGCGCCGTGTTCGCCCTGCTGTCCGTGGGGCTTGCCGCGCGCAGGCTTCGCGCCGTGGAGCATCCTGCGGCCGCCATCGTGATGCAGCCGCGGGTGGATGTGCGCAGCGAACCGCGCGACGGAGCCACCACCCTGTTCATGCTCCACTCGGGCACCAAGGTGGGCCTGGGCGCGGAACGCTCCGGCTGGGTGGAGGTGACCCTGGCCAACGGCAACGTCGGCTGGATGCCGGCCGCCGCCCTTCAGGCCATCTGA
- a CDS encoding T9SS type A sorting domain-containing protein → MAALRCEAQGNLVANGSFEDHDTCLAVLGFYTDTEGPLGWFSASGSPDYYQGCLPNGSGNGIPQSYVTYQYPQDGEYFVGLVTYQLPTGLREYVMAELLQPLVIGQTYYVSFYANAAWNGTEPNPQAYIATSHIGALFTMQPRPWSIGDAWPVPGNFAHVYHPWVIADTVNWVLVSGSFVADSAYQYVMLGNHFSNALTDTAHFAQYAWLPKAYTLIDNVCVSTDPLGCPLALAGSQDDPFALPRPYPNPAQDEVWLRGVGIDAEVWVVDALGRLTWQGHSGSDMLRLDVRNWPRGSYVLRLQAKGGSHSFKFVLIE, encoded by the coding sequence ATGGCTGCTCTCCGCTGCGAAGCGCAGGGCAATCTCGTTGCGAACGGATCTTTCGAGGATCACGATACCTGTCTCGCCGTGCTGGGCTTCTACACCGATACCGAAGGCCCCCTAGGCTGGTTCTCCGCCAGCGGCTCGCCGGACTACTACCAAGGCTGCTTGCCCAATGGAAGTGGCAACGGCATCCCGCAGAGCTACGTCACCTACCAATACCCGCAGGACGGTGAGTACTTCGTGGGCTTGGTGACCTATCAATTGCCGACCGGTTTGCGGGAGTATGTCATGGCCGAATTGCTACAGCCCTTGGTGATCGGCCAGACCTACTACGTGAGCTTCTATGCCAATGCCGCATGGAACGGTACTGAGCCGAATCCACAGGCCTATATCGCAACCAGCCATATCGGAGCGCTTTTCACCATGCAGCCCCGCCCCTGGTCCATCGGTGATGCCTGGCCGGTGCCGGGCAATTTCGCCCATGTGTACCACCCCTGGGTGATCGCCGATACGGTGAACTGGGTGCTGGTGAGCGGCAGCTTCGTGGCCGATAGTGCGTACCAGTATGTGATGCTGGGCAACCACTTCAGCAATGCGCTGACGGATACGGCGCACTTTGCGCAGTACGCATGGTTGCCGAAAGCGTACACGTTGATCGACAACGTGTGCGTAAGCACCGATCCGCTGGGCTGCCCGCTGGCCTTGGCCGGATCACAAGATGACCCGTTCGCCCTGCCCCGACCTTACCCGAACCCAGCGCAAGACGAGGTTTGGCTGCGCGGTGTCGGCATTGATGCGGAGGTGTGGGTAGTGGATGCCTTGGGGCGTTTGACCTGGCAGGGCCATAGCGGGAGCGACATGCTACGGCTCGATGTGCGGAACTGGCCGCGAGGATCCTATGTGCTAAGGCTGCAGGCAAAGGGAGGAAGTCATTCGTTCAAGTTCGTGTTGATCGAGTAG
- a CDS encoding protein BatD, translating into MMRRTLLLLIAALAWPLLAAAQEITFEARVDRSTFEVGASIRLTITLANAQGSFSNPDLGGLTVVQGPFESSSFNYVNGRMSSTVSRTYVITATKPGTYTIGPAAARVGGGTLQTQPITVKVEKGSGATSDRLLNEGQQRDRDLFVTISLNKSKVHVGEQVVATYTLFSRYPNLELSKYDLPALNGFWAEEIDQGETTWQDQLRTVNGLQYRVAVLKKQILFPQRAGTLRIEPLRITCVVNRSFFNRGSQVEAMSNATELQVLPLPPNAPPGLRGAVGSFTLTGTLDRDQLRADEAMELTLTVNGSGNLKLIEAPALDLPPDVERYDPKINDRISITGSGMSGSRSFTYLLIPRHAGDLVLGPFTLPYFDVEAGEYRTLQAGPFTVQVAPGSGGGQAQLSRPSKADVEVLDTDIRFLRTGDLHLRRAGHHLLGSWAWWSGMAAPVVAFGLFVAWRRREERLAADPAGRRRREADKVARRHFKEAHDALQRNAREPFYTAMNKALHGYLADRFGLGAAEVNAAALTRALGERPEAAALAQQVTDLIAACDMARYAPLEVKPRRAMYEEALTLVQRLERP; encoded by the coding sequence ATGATGCGACGCACCCTGCTCCTCCTCATCGCCGCCCTGGCCTGGCCGCTGCTCGCGGCCGCGCAGGAGATCACCTTCGAAGCCCGCGTGGACCGAAGCACCTTCGAGGTGGGCGCATCGATCCGCCTCACCATCACGCTGGCCAACGCGCAGGGCAGCTTCTCCAACCCCGACCTCGGCGGGCTCACCGTGGTGCAGGGGCCTTTCGAGAGCAGCAGCTTCAACTATGTGAACGGCCGGATGAGCAGCACGGTGAGCCGCACCTACGTGATCACCGCCACGAAGCCGGGCACCTACACCATCGGCCCGGCGGCGGCGCGTGTGGGCGGCGGAACCCTGCAGACCCAGCCCATCACCGTGAAGGTGGAGAAGGGCTCGGGCGCCACGAGCGACCGCCTGTTGAACGAAGGCCAGCAGCGCGACCGCGACCTCTTCGTCACCATCAGCCTCAACAAGAGCAAGGTGCATGTGGGCGAGCAGGTGGTGGCCACCTACACCCTCTTTTCGCGCTACCCCAACCTGGAGCTGAGCAAGTATGACCTGCCCGCCCTGAACGGCTTCTGGGCCGAGGAGATCGACCAGGGCGAGACCACCTGGCAGGACCAGCTGCGCACGGTGAACGGCCTGCAGTACCGCGTGGCCGTGCTCAAGAAGCAGATCCTGTTCCCGCAACGCGCCGGCACCCTCAGGATCGAGCCGCTGCGCATCACCTGCGTCGTGAACCGCTCCTTCTTCAACCGGGGTAGCCAGGTGGAGGCCATGAGCAACGCCACCGAGCTGCAGGTGCTGCCCCTTCCGCCCAACGCGCCGCCGGGCCTGCGGGGCGCCGTGGGGTCCTTCACCCTCACCGGCACCCTGGACCGGGACCAGCTGCGCGCCGATGAAGCGATGGAGCTCACGCTGACGGTGAACGGCAGCGGCAACCTGAAGCTCATCGAGGCGCCCGCGCTGGACCTGCCACCTGACGTGGAGCGGTACGACCCGAAGATCAACGACCGCATCAGCATCACCGGCAGCGGCATGAGCGGCAGCCGCAGCTTCACCTACCTGCTGATCCCCCGGCATGCCGGCGACCTGGTGCTAGGCCCCTTCACCCTGCCGTACTTCGATGTGGAGGCCGGCGAATACCGCACCCTTCAGGCCGGTCCCTTCACCGTGCAGGTGGCCCCGGGCAGCGGTGGCGGACAGGCGCAGCTCTCGCGCCCCAGCAAGGCCGACGTGGAGGTGCTGGACACGGACATCCGCTTCCTGCGCACCGGCGACCTGCACCTGCGCCGCGCCGGCCATCACCTGCTGGGCTCCTGGGCCTGGTGGTCGGGCATGGCGGCGCCCGTGGTGGCCTTCGGTCTGTTCGTGGCCTGGCGACGGCGCGAGGAGCGCCTGGCGGCCGACCCCGCAGGCCGACGCCGTCGCGAGGCCGACAAGGTGGCCCGGCGGCACTTCAAGGAGGCGCATGATGCATTGCAACGGAACGCCCGCGAACCGTTCTACACGGCGATGAACAAGGCGCTGCACGGCTACCTGGCGGACCGCTTCGGCCTGGGCGCCGCCGAGGTCAACGCGGCCGCGCTCACGCGCGCGCTCGGTGAACGCCCCGAGGCCGCCGCGCTCGCCCAACAGGTCACCGACCTCATCGCCGCCTGCGACATGGCCCGCTACGCCCCGCTCGAGGTGAAGCCCCGCCGGGCCATGTACGAGGAGGCCCTCACCCTGGTGCAACGTCTCGAACGCCCCTGA
- a CDS encoding DUF58 domain-containing protein, producing the protein MNTAQHTKELLKKVRLIELKTRGLTDHIFSGEYHSAFKGRGMAFSEVREYMPGDEVRTIDWNVTARLDHPFVKVFEEERELTVMLVADVSGSADFGSTGRTKRELITEVCATLAFSAIKNNDKVGLILFSGTVERYIPPKKGRSHILRLVRELIEFTPQQRGTDIAGALRFLNSVIKKRSIAFLISDLMGSGYEDALKIADRRHDLVVLRTADPREGELPDLGLVLVQDPETGERHWVDTGSARVRKAYRTEALKHAARTRDLLRRSGIDHAVIGTREGYVRPLMDLFRQRERA; encoded by the coding sequence ATGAACACCGCCCAACACACCAAGGAGCTCCTGAAGAAGGTGCGGCTGATCGAGCTGAAGACACGCGGCTTGACCGACCACATCTTCAGCGGCGAGTACCACAGCGCCTTCAAGGGGCGGGGCATGGCCTTCAGCGAGGTGCGCGAGTACATGCCGGGCGACGAGGTGCGCACGATCGATTGGAACGTCACCGCGCGCCTGGACCATCCGTTCGTGAAGGTGTTCGAGGAGGAGCGTGAGCTGACGGTGATGCTGGTGGCCGATGTGAGCGGTTCGGCCGACTTCGGCAGCACCGGGCGCACCAAGCGCGAGCTGATCACCGAGGTGTGCGCCACGCTGGCCTTCAGCGCGATCAAGAACAACGACAAGGTGGGCCTGATCCTCTTCAGCGGCACGGTGGAGCGCTACATCCCGCCCAAGAAGGGCCGAAGCCACATCCTGCGGCTGGTGCGCGAGCTGATCGAGTTCACCCCGCAGCAGCGCGGCACCGACATCGCAGGCGCCCTGCGCTTCCTGAACAGCGTGATCAAGAAGCGCAGCATCGCCTTCCTGATCAGCGACCTGATGGGCAGCGGCTACGAGGATGCGCTGAAGATCGCCGACCGGCGGCACGACCTGGTGGTGCTGCGCACGGCCGACCCGCGTGAGGGCGAACTGCCCGACCTGGGCCTGGTGCTGGTGCAGGATCCCGAGACCGGTGAACGCCACTGGGTGGATACCGGCAGTGCCCGTGTGCGCAAGGCCTACCGCACCGAGGCGCTGAAACATGCCGCGCGCACCCGCGACCTGCTGCGCCGCTCCGGCATCGACCACGCCGTGATCGGCACGCGCGAGGGCTACGTCCGCCCCCTGATGGACCTCTTCCGCCAACGCGAACGCGCATGA